Proteins encoded within one genomic window of Pongo pygmaeus isolate AG05252 chromosome 6, NHGRI_mPonPyg2-v2.0_pri, whole genome shotgun sequence:
- the LMOD2 gene encoding leiomodin-2 isoform X2, which produces MSTFGYRRGLSKYESIDEDELLASLSAEELKELERELEDIEPDRNLPVGLRQKSLTEKTPTGTFSREALMAYWEKESQKLLEKERLGECGKVAEDKEESEEELIFTESNSEVSEEVYTEEEEEESQEEEEEEDSDEEERTIETAKGINGTVNYDSVNSDNSKPKIFKSQIENINLTNGSDGRSPSAIHPCGNPTVIEDALDKIKSNDPDTTEVNLNNIENITTQTLTHFAEALKDNTVVKTFSLANTHADDSAAMAIAEMLKVNEHITNVNVESNFITGKGILAIMRALQHNTVLTELRFHNQRHIMGSQVEMEIVKLLKENTTLLRLGYHFELPGPRMSMTSILTRNMDKQRQKRLQEQKQQEGYDGGPNLRTKVWQRGTPSSSPYVSPRHSPWSSPKLPKKVQTVRSRPLSPVATPPPPPPPPPPPPPSSQRLPPPPPPPPPPLPEKKLITRNIAEVIKQQESAQRALQNGQKKKKGKKVKKQPNNILKETKNSLRSVQEKKMEDSSRPSTPQRSAHENLMEAIRGSSIKQLKRVEVPEALR; this is translated from the exons ATGTCTACCTTTGGCTACCGAAGAGGACTCAGTAAATATGAATCCATTGATGAGGATGAACTCCTCGCCTCCCTGTCAGCTGAGGAGCTGAAGGAGCTAGAGAGAGAGTTGGAAGACATTGAACCTGACCGCAACCTTCCTGTGGGGCTAAGGCAAAAGAGCCTGACGGAGAAAACCCCCACGGGGACATTCAGCAGAGAGGCACTGATGGCCTATTGGGAAAAGGAGTCCCAAAAACTCTTGGAGAAGGAGAGGCtgggggaatgtggaaag GTTGCAGAAGACAAAGAGGAAAGTGAGGAAGAGCTTATCTTTACTGAAAGTAACAGTGAGGTTTCTGAGGAAGTGTatacagaggaggaggaggaggagtcccaggaggaagaggaggaagaagacagtGACGAAGAGGAAAGAACAATTGAAACTGCAAAAGGGATTAATGGAACTGTAAATTATGATAGTGTCAATTCTGATAACTCTAAGCCAAAgatatttaaaagtcaaatagaGAACATAAATTTGACCAATGGCAGCGATGGGAGGTCCCCATCTGCCATTCACCCTTGTGGAAATCCTACAGTGATTGAGGACGCTTTGGACAAGATTAAAAGCAATGACCCTGACACCACAGAAGTCAATTTGAACAACATTGAGAACATCACAACACAGACCCTTACCCATTTTGCTGAAGCCCTCAAGGACAACACTGTGGTGAAGACgttcagtctggccaacacgcaTGCCGACGACAGTGCGGCCATGGCCATTGCGGAGATGCTCAAAGTCAATGAGCACATCACCAATGTAAACGTCGAGTCCAACTTCATAACGGGAAAGGGGATCCTGGCCATCATGAGAGCTCTGCAGCACAACACGGTGCTCACAGAGCTGCGTTTCCACAACCAGAGGCACATCATGGGCAGCCAGGTGGAAATGGAGATTGTCAAGCTGCTGAAGGAGAACACGACGCTGCTGAGGCTGGGATACCATTTTGAGCTCCCAGGACCAAGAATGAGCATGACGAGCATTTTGACAAGAAATATGGATAAACAGAGGCAAAAACGTTTGCAGGAGCAAAAACAGCAGGAGGGATATGATGGAGGACCCAATCTTAGGACCAAAGTCTGGCAAAGAGGAACACCTAGCTCTTCACCTTATGTATCTCCCAGGCACTCACCCTGGTCATCCCCAAAACTCCCCAAAAAAGTCCAGACTGTGAGGAGCCGTCCTCTATCTCCTGTGGccacacctcctcctcctccccctcctcctcctcctccccctccttcttcccAAAGGCTGCCAccacctcctccccctccccctcctccactcCCAGAGAAAAAGCTCATTACCAGAAACATTGCAGAAGTCATCAAACAACAGGAGAGTGCCCAACGGGCATTACAAaatggacagaaaaagaaaaaagggaaaaaggtcaagaaacagccaaacaatatcctaaaggaaacaaaaaattctCTGAGGTCAGtacaagagaagaaaatggaagacaGTTCCCGACCTTCTACCCCACAGAGATCAGCTCATGAGAATCTCATGGAAGCAATTCGGGGAAGCAGCATAAAACAGCTAAAGCGG GTGGAAGTTCCAGAAGCCCTGCGATAA
- the LMOD2 gene encoding leiomodin-2 isoform X1, giving the protein MSTFGYRRGLSKYESIDEDELLASLSAEELKELERELEDIEPDRNLPVGLRQKSLTEKTPTGTFSREALMAYWEKESQKLLEKERLGECGKVAEDKEESEEELIFTESNSEVSEEVYTEEEEEESQEEEEEEDSDEEERTIETAKGINGTVNYDSVNSDNSKPKIFKSQIENINLTNGSDGRSPSAIHPCGNPTVIEDALDKIKSNDPDTTEVNLNNIENITTQTLTHFAEALKDNTVVKTFSLANTHADDSAAMAIAEMLKVNEHITNVNVESNFITGKGILAIMRALQHNTVLTELRFHNQRHIMGSQVEMEIVKLLKENTTLLRLGYHFELPGPRMSMTSILTRNMDKQRQKRLQEQKQQEGYDGGPNLRTKVWQRGTPSSSPYVSPRHSPWSSPKLPKKVQTVRSRPLSPVATPPPPPPPPPPPPPSSQRLPPPPPPPPPPLPEKKLITRNIAEVIKQQESAQRALQNGQKKKKGKKVKKQPNNILKETKNSLRSVQEKKMEDSSRPSTPQRSAHENLMEAIRGSSIKQLKRVSNQRTDTGAQIQ; this is encoded by the exons ATGTCTACCTTTGGCTACCGAAGAGGACTCAGTAAATATGAATCCATTGATGAGGATGAACTCCTCGCCTCCCTGTCAGCTGAGGAGCTGAAGGAGCTAGAGAGAGAGTTGGAAGACATTGAACCTGACCGCAACCTTCCTGTGGGGCTAAGGCAAAAGAGCCTGACGGAGAAAACCCCCACGGGGACATTCAGCAGAGAGGCACTGATGGCCTATTGGGAAAAGGAGTCCCAAAAACTCTTGGAGAAGGAGAGGCtgggggaatgtggaaag GTTGCAGAAGACAAAGAGGAAAGTGAGGAAGAGCTTATCTTTACTGAAAGTAACAGTGAGGTTTCTGAGGAAGTGTatacagaggaggaggaggaggagtcccaggaggaagaggaggaagaagacagtGACGAAGAGGAAAGAACAATTGAAACTGCAAAAGGGATTAATGGAACTGTAAATTATGATAGTGTCAATTCTGATAACTCTAAGCCAAAgatatttaaaagtcaaatagaGAACATAAATTTGACCAATGGCAGCGATGGGAGGTCCCCATCTGCCATTCACCCTTGTGGAAATCCTACAGTGATTGAGGACGCTTTGGACAAGATTAAAAGCAATGACCCTGACACCACAGAAGTCAATTTGAACAACATTGAGAACATCACAACACAGACCCTTACCCATTTTGCTGAAGCCCTCAAGGACAACACTGTGGTGAAGACgttcagtctggccaacacgcaTGCCGACGACAGTGCGGCCATGGCCATTGCGGAGATGCTCAAAGTCAATGAGCACATCACCAATGTAAACGTCGAGTCCAACTTCATAACGGGAAAGGGGATCCTGGCCATCATGAGAGCTCTGCAGCACAACACGGTGCTCACAGAGCTGCGTTTCCACAACCAGAGGCACATCATGGGCAGCCAGGTGGAAATGGAGATTGTCAAGCTGCTGAAGGAGAACACGACGCTGCTGAGGCTGGGATACCATTTTGAGCTCCCAGGACCAAGAATGAGCATGACGAGCATTTTGACAAGAAATATGGATAAACAGAGGCAAAAACGTTTGCAGGAGCAAAAACAGCAGGAGGGATATGATGGAGGACCCAATCTTAGGACCAAAGTCTGGCAAAGAGGAACACCTAGCTCTTCACCTTATGTATCTCCCAGGCACTCACCCTGGTCATCCCCAAAACTCCCCAAAAAAGTCCAGACTGTGAGGAGCCGTCCTCTATCTCCTGTGGccacacctcctcctcctccccctcctcctcctcctccccctccttcttcccAAAGGCTGCCAccacctcctccccctccccctcctccactcCCAGAGAAAAAGCTCATTACCAGAAACATTGCAGAAGTCATCAAACAACAGGAGAGTGCCCAACGGGCATTACAAaatggacagaaaaagaaaaaagggaaaaaggtcaagaaacagccaaacaatatcctaaaggaaacaaaaaattctCTGAGGTCAGtacaagagaagaaaatggaagacaGTTCCCGACCTTCTACCCCACAGAGATCAGCTCATGAGAATCTCATGGAAGCAATTCGGGGAAGCAGCATAAAACAGCTAAAGCGGGTAAGTAACCAGAGAACAGACACAGGGGCACAGATACAGTAA